The following coding sequences lie in one Mucilaginibacter sp. KACC 22773 genomic window:
- a CDS encoding RNA polymerase sigma-70 factor: MLPGEEYQMWPDAKLLDLLRLDDREAFELLYKRYSAKLFHAAYNLFRDRDVCEDLVQELFIDLWTKRSQLNITSLESYLKVAIRHRVIYYIRTKKATLDLEVVEELIEKYTADSKLLQSDISQLLENNVALLPEKCRQIFTLSRKEYLSNKEIASRLNISIKTVENQMTIALRYLRTGLTDYLPSVVALLMVYMMR, translated from the coding sequence ATGCTTCCAGGAGAGGAATATCAAATGTGGCCCGATGCTAAATTGTTAGATTTACTAAGGCTGGATGACCGTGAGGCATTTGAATTGCTGTACAAAAGATATTCGGCTAAGCTATTCCACGCTGCTTACAACCTTTTTCGCGACCGCGATGTTTGCGAAGACCTGGTGCAGGAATTGTTTATTGATTTATGGACAAAACGTAGCCAGCTCAACATCACCTCGCTTGAGTCATACCTGAAAGTGGCCATCCGTCATCGCGTTATATATTATATCCGCACCAAAAAAGCCACGCTTGATTTGGAAGTTGTTGAAGAGCTGATTGAAAAATATACGGCAGACAGCAAACTGTTACAGAGCGACATCAGCCAGCTGCTTGAAAACAATGTGGCCCTGTTGCCCGAAAAATGCCGCCAGATTTTTACGCTAAGCCGTAAAGAATATCTATCCAACAAAGAAATAGCCTCTCGGCTAAATATCTCTATCAAAACCGTCGAAAATCAGATGACCATTGCCTTGCGCTATCTGCGTACCGGGTTAACAGATTACCTGCCATCGGTTGTTGCCCTGTTAATGGTTTATATGATGCGGTAG
- a CDS encoding FecR family protein — translation MRKFNFRRKQVSAKDQSLQEEIVNRYFDDLDLGKLPEANDHGVEFNSDKVYGRITAQIDGGKIKTFKKQWLVAASLLAGLCLSAYIYRNNILDYVSPITTRQIAAANGKIVNITLADGTKIWLNGGSKLTYPDKFRGDRREITLAGEAFLDVAHDDHQSFIIHTGAVRTQVLGTSFNIKAYPEDHFVKVDVLSGKVGVIAAANNAKKSQTVFLTPAQEVIFNKDNNQVVKTQMVDVDILVRWKNGDLVFKRMPLPEVISTIEHRFNVKVDVDINLVRCSITADLTNKSLETVMKVLSKIVKGKAIQDKGGYRLKGKGC, via the coding sequence ATGAGAAAGTTTAATTTCAGGAGAAAACAAGTTTCTGCGAAAGATCAATCTTTGCAGGAGGAAATCGTAAATCGGTATTTTGATGATTTGGATTTGGGAAAATTACCCGAAGCAAACGATCATGGTGTTGAATTTAACAGCGACAAAGTATATGGCCGCATTACCGCGCAAATTGACGGCGGCAAAATCAAAACCTTTAAAAAACAATGGCTGGTAGCGGCTTCGCTACTGGCAGGCTTGTGCTTGTCGGCTTATATATACCGCAATAATATACTTGATTACGTTTCGCCAATAACTACCAGGCAAATTGCAGCGGCCAACGGCAAAATTGTTAATATAACCCTTGCCGATGGAACCAAGATATGGCTCAACGGCGGCAGTAAACTTACTTATCCCGATAAATTCCGTGGCGACCGCCGTGAGATCACTTTAGCAGGTGAAGCTTTTTTAGATGTAGCGCATGATGATCATCAATCATTCATTATTCATACCGGCGCTGTACGCACCCAGGTGTTGGGTACAAGTTTCAATATAAAAGCCTATCCCGAAGATCATTTTGTGAAGGTAGATGTGTTGAGCGGTAAGGTAGGGGTAATAGCGGCGGCTAACAATGCCAAAAAATCGCAAACCGTTTTCTTAACTCCTGCCCAGGAAGTAATTTTTAACAAGGATAATAACCAGGTCGTTAAAACCCAAATGGTTGACGTTGATATATTGGTTAGGTGGAAAAACGGCGACCTGGTATTTAAACGGATGCCACTGCCGGAGGTTATAAGTACAATTGAGCATCGCTTCAATGTTAAAGTTGACGTAGATATCAATCTTGTGAGATGTTCAATAACAGCCGACCTGACCAATAAATCGTTAGAAACCGTAATGAAGGTTTTATCAAAAATTGTTAAAGGTAAAGCCATACAGGATAAGGGCGGCTACCGTCTTAAAGGCAAAGGCTGTTAA
- a CDS encoding TonB-dependent receptor — protein MNISLFSNGVVRYVLILMKFTSLACFVVCFMCLSAVANDSFGQRFLEISVTLKLKNARLTDALDKISADKHIKFAYADNVLKPDFRVTLNAKNESIKTVLNEVLTPFNLSYKIIDDVIVIDEKAEVESSTGGIQQAPPVPIKITGKVTDETGQPFPGVGVKIKGTTTGTITGVDGTFTLPNVGSDDVLVFSFIGYTPKDVPVNNQTTFNVQLSPERTSLNEVVVIGYGTQKRANIIGAVDQISSKAIEGKPSVNLTQALQGTSPNLIIQQTNSEPGAYQNINIRGVSTLGDNSPLVVIDGITGGDINLLNPQDIESVSVLKDAGSAAIYGSRSANGVILVTTKKGKKNSNTQLTYNGQGGVQEPHVGYKPVHSYENAILRNEAVVNAGLQPIYSPQDIRNFQQAGDQQWFLDAILKNAVLQNHNLALTGGNSSSSYLVSAGVTDQRSNLVGPNYGLRRYNYRMNLSTEYGKLKLTSILSYSRTEIKEHSYNTSTLIVDAGRTPTYYKIKDDQGRYLTNDVLTEFNPLGILEAGGYRKRDNDNIFGNLNAELAITKDFKLKGVFGGTLLSNHMFGRVIEVDYFPKGTYGADRNTNDENNKNLFLNTQVIAQYTKTFNKSHNVDVLVGVANESTTNQGNSLYLKYTDPELGTPTTGTIIDPASSNTNNNTTETSLNSAFGRASYNYQNKIYGEFDFRIDASSKFNTKNRNAFFPSGSVGYRVTEENFMQSYRDNYGDLKLRASYGILGNQNVGDYQYQRTYGPFQNAYGFNNAGVGGAAISFANPDIRWERAATFNAGIDAGFLKNTLTISADYFNKVTKDILLPPIVPGVFGAGLPDYNAGKVQNRGWELTVNYRLSGKNFNHSFSFNVADTKNKVLSLEGGDQIKTYDELQVINKVGLPIGSYVGLKRDGYFQNLNDIVNGPKPAGLTVSPGDNRYVDVNKDGVIDDNDRFVLGNGFPRLTFGFTYNVTYKGFDFNLFMQGVGKRSMFVRGEQVEPFHFNYSQVIYQHQLDYWTPQNPDARYPRLAAAGSQSNTNNFRRGSDMYIFDGSYLRVKNVTLGYSLPQSVAKAIGTHKVRAYVSGQNILTFSGIKFLDPESTEFDGNVQARGANSGRAYPTPIYYGFGIDVTL, from the coding sequence ATGAATATATCTCTATTTTCAAATGGAGTAGTTCGTTATGTATTAATATTAATGAAATTTACCTCGCTCGCCTGCTTTGTTGTTTGCTTCATGTGCCTTTCGGCGGTAGCAAATGATTCATTTGGCCAACGCTTTTTGGAGATTTCGGTTACGCTGAAGCTCAAGAACGCAAGGCTTACCGACGCGCTCGATAAGATCTCGGCCGATAAACATATTAAATTTGCCTATGCGGATAATGTGCTAAAGCCAGATTTCAGGGTAACTTTGAATGCCAAAAATGAAAGCATCAAAACTGTGCTTAATGAGGTGTTAACTCCATTTAACCTTAGCTATAAAATTATTGATGACGTAATTGTTATTGATGAAAAAGCCGAGGTAGAAAGCAGCACAGGCGGCATACAGCAGGCCCCGCCGGTCCCCATTAAAATTACAGGTAAAGTAACCGACGAAACAGGCCAGCCATTTCCTGGCGTTGGCGTCAAAATAAAAGGAACTACCACCGGCACCATTACCGGTGTAGACGGAACTTTTACTTTGCCTAACGTAGGCAGCGACGATGTACTGGTATTCAGCTTTATTGGTTACACACCAAAGGACGTGCCGGTAAATAATCAAACTACCTTTAACGTGCAGCTATCGCCCGAGCGTACTTCATTAAACGAAGTAGTTGTGATTGGTTACGGCACACAAAAACGGGCCAATATTATAGGCGCGGTCGATCAGATCTCGTCAAAAGCTATTGAAGGCAAACCATCCGTAAATTTAACACAGGCTTTACAGGGCACATCGCCCAATCTTATCATCCAGCAAACTAACTCCGAGCCTGGTGCTTATCAAAACATTAACATTCGTGGTGTAAGTACTTTAGGCGATAACAGCCCGCTGGTAGTTATAGATGGTATTACCGGCGGTGACATTAACCTGCTTAATCCGCAGGATATTGAAAGTGTCTCTGTTTTGAAAGATGCCGGCAGCGCGGCCATTTACGGTTCACGATCGGCAAATGGTGTGATATTGGTTACTACCAAAAAGGGAAAGAAGAACTCCAACACCCAGCTTACCTACAACGGGCAGGGCGGTGTACAGGAACCACATGTGGGTTATAAGCCAGTTCACAGCTATGAAAACGCCATCCTTAGGAACGAGGCCGTGGTAAATGCAGGTTTGCAGCCAATTTACAGCCCGCAGGATATCCGAAATTTTCAACAGGCAGGCGATCAGCAATGGTTTTTAGATGCCATTTTAAAAAATGCCGTGCTGCAAAACCATAACCTGGCACTAACTGGTGGTAATTCCTCATCATCATACCTGGTTTCGGCCGGAGTGACAGATCAACGGAGTAACCTTGTTGGACCTAACTATGGCTTGCGCCGTTACAATTACCGCATGAACCTGAGCACCGAATATGGTAAATTGAAACTGACCAGTATCCTGTCTTATTCGCGTACCGAAATTAAAGAGCATTCTTACAACACATCAACCCTTATAGTTGATGCCGGCAGAACGCCAACTTATTATAAAATTAAAGACGACCAGGGACGGTATTTGACCAATGATGTATTAACAGAATTTAACCCACTTGGGATTTTAGAAGCAGGCGGCTACCGCAAGCGTGACAACGACAACATTTTCGGTAATTTAAATGCCGAGTTGGCCATTACCAAAGACTTTAAGTTGAAAGGTGTTTTCGGGGGTACCCTATTATCAAACCACATGTTTGGCAGGGTGATAGAAGTTGATTATTTCCCGAAAGGTACATACGGTGCAGATAGGAATACGAATGATGAGAACAACAAGAACCTGTTTTTAAATACACAGGTAATTGCACAGTATACCAAAACATTCAATAAATCGCATAACGTAGATGTGCTGGTGGGAGTGGCCAATGAATCGACAACTAACCAGGGCAACAGCCTTTACCTGAAATATACCGACCCAGAGTTGGGTACGCCTACAACAGGTACCATAATTGACCCTGCATCGTCAAACACCAATAATAACACCACAGAAACGAGTTTGAACTCAGCTTTTGGAAGAGCAAGTTATAATTATCAGAATAAGATATATGGTGAGTTTGATTTCAGGATAGACGCCTCATCAAAGTTTAATACAAAAAACCGCAACGCTTTCTTCCCATCGGGATCGGTAGGTTACCGCGTTACCGAAGAGAATTTTATGCAAAGCTACCGCGATAACTATGGCGATTTAAAATTGCGTGCATCATACGGTATTTTGGGCAACCAGAACGTTGGCGATTACCAATATCAACGTACTTACGGCCCATTCCAGAATGCTTATGGGTTTAATAATGCCGGCGTTGGCGGCGCAGCCATATCATTTGCCAATCCGGACATTCGCTGGGAGCGTGCTGCCACATTTAATGCAGGTATAGATGCGGGCTTTTTAAAAAATACCCTCACCATATCTGCCGATTATTTTAACAAAGTAACAAAGGATATTTTGCTGCCACCAATAGTGCCAGGTGTGTTTGGCGCCGGACTGCCTGATTATAACGCCGGTAAGGTGCAAAACAGGGGATGGGAACTGACTGTTAACTACCGCTTATCAGGCAAAAACTTTAACCATTCGTTTTCATTTAACGTAGCCGATACTAAAAATAAAGTATTATCGCTTGAAGGTGGCGATCAGATTAAAACCTACGACGAATTGCAGGTTATTAACAAAGTTGGCCTGCCAATTGGCTCATACGTTGGGTTAAAACGCGATGGATATTTCCAAAACCTTAACGATATTGTTAACGGGCCAAAACCGGCCGGTTTAACAGTGTCGCCGGGCGATAACCGTTATGTGGATGTTAACAAGGATGGCGTAATTGACGATAACGACAGGTTTGTATTAGGCAATGGCTTCCCGCGTTTAACATTTGGCTTTACCTATAACGTAACTTACAAGGGCTTTGACTTCAACCTGTTTATGCAGGGCGTAGGCAAACGCAGCATGTTTGTTCGTGGCGAACAAGTTGAGCCCTTCCATTTCAACTATTCGCAGGTGATCTATCAGCACCAACTGGACTACTGGACACCTCAAAATCCTGATGCCCGTTATCCGCGTCTGGCAGCTGCCGGCAGTCAATCAAATACCAATAATTTCAGGCGCGGATCTGATATGTACATTTTTGATGGTTCGTACCTGCGCGTTAAAAACGTAACGCTGGGTTATTCGTTACCGCAAAGCGTAGCTAAGGCCATAGGCACTCATAAAGTAAGGGCTTACGTTTCAGGTCAAAACATCCTCACCTTTTCGGGCATAAAATTCCTTGACCCTGAGTCGACGGAGTTTGATGGTAATGTACAGGCTCGGGGTGCTAATAGCGGCAGGGCCTATCCAACGCCGATATATTATGGGTTTGGTATTGATGTAACATTATAA
- a CDS encoding RagB/SusD family nutrient uptake outer membrane protein, translating into MKKLTTYRTVFFIALLTVMVSACKKLDLAPVNKFTDINFWTTTEKANSVLNTAYSQMFRSDYFFYNEGASDNAYNGRGDANGVASLAAGTYDPSLGRIKEEWQYHYSGIKTCNIFLENVDRVTSMDAALKARMKAEAKFIRAYHYFQLATWFGDVPLFDKDISIADAKTIARTPKAQVIDFVLKELDDAATALPVNTAYAAADRGRITKGAAIALKARVYLYDSRWQDVATTCEKLINDNSNGTYSLFPSYEGVFLPQNEYNSEVILDLEFVPLIKTYSQFFDFAPLAVGARLNALAPTQELVDSYLMTNGKKISDPGSGYDENNPYVNRDPRMTNTLVYNLYKWKKPDGSTQTIYTKPGSDPGTDKLDEYAPGKVSSPTGYYIRKYYDPTSAVNFQSGLNLILIRYADVLLMYAEAKNELGQLDGGVWDKTIKALRSRSGFTDPAALTFSGAPQADLRNIVRNERRTELAMEGLRIFDIRRWKTAEVVLNGWSHGAKFGPASVDNGYIRADLRSFDKSKAYLWPVPRDERAVDPNLTQNPGW; encoded by the coding sequence ATGAAGAAATTAACGACATATAGAACCGTGTTTTTTATAGCCCTGTTAACTGTTATGGTTTCAGCCTGTAAAAAGCTCGATCTGGCACCGGTAAATAAATTTACCGATATCAACTTCTGGACAACTACCGAAAAAGCGAACAGCGTATTAAATACCGCGTATTCGCAAATGTTTCGCTCAGATTATTTCTTTTACAATGAAGGCGCATCCGACAATGCGTACAATGGCCGCGGCGACGCCAATGGAGTGGCGTCACTTGCAGCCGGAACTTATGATCCTTCGCTGGGGCGTATTAAAGAGGAATGGCAATATCATTATTCAGGTATCAAAACCTGTAATATTTTTTTAGAGAATGTAGACAGGGTAACCTCAATGGACGCCGCCCTTAAAGCCCGCATGAAGGCCGAGGCTAAATTTATTCGTGCTTATCATTATTTTCAGCTGGCTACCTGGTTTGGCGATGTACCGTTGTTTGATAAGGATATTTCGATAGCCGATGCCAAAACCATTGCCCGTACGCCAAAAGCGCAGGTGATTGATTTTGTATTGAAGGAACTGGACGATGCAGCCACTGCATTACCTGTAAACACAGCTTATGCCGCTGCAGACAGGGGCCGTATTACCAAAGGCGCTGCTATTGCGCTTAAAGCAAGGGTTTATCTTTATGACAGCCGCTGGCAGGATGTAGCAACAACCTGCGAAAAGTTGATAAATGATAACAGCAATGGCACCTATAGCCTGTTCCCATCGTACGAAGGCGTGTTTTTACCGCAAAACGAGTATAACAGCGAAGTAATCCTCGACCTCGAATTTGTACCGCTTATTAAAACATACAGCCAGTTTTTTGATTTTGCCCCGCTTGCAGTTGGTGCACGCCTTAATGCACTTGCCCCCACACAGGAATTGGTAGACAGTTACCTGATGACCAATGGTAAAAAGATCAGCGATCCAGGATCGGGCTACGATGAGAACAACCCATATGTAAACCGCGATCCGCGGATGACCAATACTTTGGTTTACAATTTATACAAATGGAAAAAACCGGATGGCAGTACCCAAACCATTTATACCAAACCCGGATCTGATCCTGGTACGGATAAACTGGATGAATATGCACCCGGTAAAGTGAGTTCGCCAACAGGTTATTACATCCGCAAATATTACGACCCTACATCTGCCGTAAATTTCCAGTCGGGTTTAAACCTTATCCTCATTCGTTATGCTGATGTTTTACTTATGTATGCTGAAGCTAAAAATGAATTGGGCCAGTTGGATGGCGGCGTATGGGATAAAACTATCAAAGCTTTAAGGAGCCGTTCCGGTTTTACCGACCCCGCCGCGCTTACTTTCAGTGGCGCTCCCCAGGCCGATCTGCGTAACATTGTCCGTAACGAGCGTCGTACCGAGTTGGCTATGGAAGGCTTACGCATTTTTGATATCCGCCGGTGGAAAACTGCCGAAGTGGTATTAAACGGCTGGTCGCATGGTGCCAAATTCGGGCCGGCTTCTGTAGATAACGGATACATCAGGGCCGATTTACGCAGTTTTGATAAAAGCAAAGCCTATTTATGGCCGGTTCCGAGAGACGAACGTGCTGTGGATCCAAATCTTACACAAAACCCAGGTTGGTAG
- a CDS encoding SusE domain-containing protein, which produces MKKITFCLMAGILALIIVSGCKKDKTLQHTQVSPVKNFFAPVDNKFIKLEPASGSASFEWEQAQAEDNGLVMYEVAFDKATGDFSKPVYTLPSDGNGLYNKLTISFKDLNKIADLAGIQPQETGKLKWTVMSSKGINVQKSSLSRTIEVQRAPGFSEIPADLYITGTATEGGDDLSKAIHLKQTSTGVFEAYTSLKAGALHFAERNTGTPATYSIDGVKLLKDGNTTIAGATKVERIVVDFTTASASMTEVVSVGLWFAADNKIWFNLPYVGGSSWEIDNASIVFHQESWGRDERYKFMFTLKDAAGTTSTQYYGSTNSDNSPATATTAASYYYMVPVNNSQYDYCFKFDHRADNGKADIKIIWSADVPAYTHVVTVK; this is translated from the coding sequence ATGAAAAAAATTACTTTCTGCCTCATGGCAGGCATATTGGCACTTATTATTGTTTCGGGATGTAAAAAAGATAAAACCTTACAGCATACCCAGGTATCGCCAGTGAAAAACTTTTTTGCCCCGGTCGATAACAAATTCATCAAGCTTGAGCCAGCTTCAGGATCGGCTTCATTTGAGTGGGAACAGGCACAGGCCGAAGATAACGGCCTGGTGATGTACGAGGTTGCTTTTGATAAAGCTACCGGCGATTTTTCAAAGCCGGTTTATACCCTGCCATCCGATGGTAATGGTTTGTATAATAAGCTGACCATCTCTTTTAAAGACCTGAACAAAATTGCCGACCTGGCAGGCATCCAGCCACAGGAAACCGGCAAATTAAAATGGACGGTAATGTCATCAAAAGGGATCAACGTACAAAAAAGTAGTTTATCGCGCACTATTGAAGTGCAGCGCGCGCCTGGATTTAGCGAAATTCCTGCCGATTTGTATATTACAGGAACAGCTACCGAAGGTGGTGATGATCTGAGCAAGGCCATACATTTAAAACAAACATCAACCGGCGTTTTTGAAGCATATACTTCATTAAAAGCAGGAGCACTTCATTTTGCCGAACGGAACACCGGTACACCTGCAACTTATTCTATTGATGGCGTTAAACTATTAAAGGATGGCAATACTACCATTGCTGGCGCTACCAAAGTTGAGCGGATAGTGGTTGATTTTACTACAGCATCGGCATCGATGACAGAAGTTGTATCGGTAGGTTTATGGTTCGCTGCCGATAACAAAATCTGGTTTAACCTTCCATACGTTGGTGGCAGCAGCTGGGAAATTGATAATGCATCCATCGTTTTCCACCAGGAATCATGGGGCAGGGATGAGCGTTACAAGTTTATGTTTACGCTTAAAGATGCTGCAGGAACAACATCAACGCAGTACTATGGCAGTACCAATTCAGATAACAGCCCGGCTACCGCAACCACTGCCGCATCCTATTATTATATGGTGCCGGTTAACAATTCGCAATATGATTACTGCTTTAAATTTGATCACCGTGCCGATAATGGTAAAGCGGATATTAAAATTATCTGGAGCGCAGACGTACCTGCATATACCCATGTTGTTACCGTTAAGTAA
- a CDS encoding glycoside hydrolase family 76 protein: MKIITQHIQKWAFAALIPLVLTSCLKDKPFPLYPNNKTATVDYKYAATADSLQEKTYSTYLSANGNYFVQNNAGNTNYNYWPQAHTLDIFTDAFLRTKNDVYKQRMKSLLNGTRVTNGNKYQNEYYDDMEWLALASLRAYAATNDNDYLDAANTLWADIKTGQNTNQGGGIAWRKSQLDYKNTPANAPAIIFACRLYTLKKNDADLTIAKSLYTWLNATLVDPSSGIIWDGINGNHDGQISKNKFTYNQGVYMGAALELYHVTNNADYLADAVRNAKATINDTDISPGGLLKSEGQGDGGLFKGILVRYLTLLIEEPAVSSTDRDAFVKFLKFNAQTLYTKGISRPALFVSPDWKSLPSGTTDLTTQLSGVMMIEAAAALKADGKF, from the coding sequence ATGAAGATCATAACCCAACATATACAGAAATGGGCATTTGCAGCATTGATACCGCTTGTGCTCACATCGTGCTTAAAGGATAAGCCTTTTCCGCTTTATCCTAACAATAAAACGGCAACCGTTGATTATAAATATGCTGCTACTGCCGACTCATTGCAGGAAAAAACTTACAGCACCTATCTGTCGGCAAATGGAAATTATTTTGTGCAAAATAACGCAGGTAATACCAATTATAACTACTGGCCCCAGGCACATACGCTGGATATTTTTACCGATGCCTTTTTACGTACCAAAAACGACGTTTATAAACAACGAATGAAATCGTTGTTAAATGGTACCCGCGTTACCAACGGTAATAAATATCAAAACGAATATTATGACGATATGGAATGGCTGGCCCTGGCAAGCCTGCGCGCCTACGCTGCAACCAATGATAATGATTACCTTGATGCCGCAAATACACTTTGGGCCGATATTAAAACCGGCCAAAACACCAACCAGGGCGGTGGCATAGCCTGGCGCAAATCGCAGCTGGATTATAAGAATACCCCCGCCAACGCGCCCGCTATTATATTTGCCTGCCGTTTGTATACTTTAAAAAAGAACGATGCAGACCTTACAATAGCAAAAAGTCTTTACACCTGGCTGAACGCCACCCTGGTTGACCCTTCGAGCGGGATAATTTGGGATGGCATTAATGGAAACCACGACGGGCAAATCAGCAAGAATAAATTCACCTATAATCAGGGTGTTTATATGGGGGCGGCGCTTGAACTTTACCATGTGACTAATAATGCCGATTACCTTGCCGACGCCGTACGCAATGCCAAAGCTACCATTAACGACACGGATATTTCGCCGGGTGGTTTACTGAAATCAGAAGGACAGGGCGACGGAGGGTTGTTTAAAGGTATTTTGGTGAGGTATCTTACTTTGCTGATTGAAGAGCCGGCTGTAAGCTCGACCGACAGGGATGCCTTTGTTAAATTTTTGAAATTTAATGCCCAAACTTTATACACCAAAGGCATTAGCCGGCCGGCGCTTTTTGTAAGTCCCGACTGGAAAAGCCTGCCATCGGGCACCACAGATTTAACCACACAATTAAGTGGCGTAATGATGATAGAAGCTGCCGCAGCCTTAAAAGCCGATGGTAAGTTTTAA
- a CDS encoding glycoside hydrolase family 76 protein, protein MKNIILTISFCLAIVLNATAQTTASYKERISIINKNVYDGFYDAKANLYFETNDSAANKGNHSFLWPLCAMVQAANEMEAGNPSKNHIAPVMKAIDQYYSARQPVPAYQAMVVKEKVDSRFYDDNEWIAIALLDAYARNHKKEYLETSQMIYHFLLSGHDMVGGGGFYWVEGDKKGKNTCSNGPAILVALQLYQATHQKAYLDTAIATYNWAKKHLLSSNGVYYDAVRVPSMKVDSAYYTYNAGTMLQSGVMLYNITKNKKYLNDAQSVAKAAEQHFYRNGRLPGNYWFNAVLLRGYIELYKVDKNKAQLQFMINDANRIWAQEKDDQNLLGPKKVKSLIDQAAMLEIYSRLDNLKL, encoded by the coding sequence ATGAAAAACATAATATTAACCATCAGCTTTTGCCTGGCAATAGTTTTGAATGCTACCGCTCAAACTACTGCCAGTTATAAAGAACGTATTTCCATCATTAATAAAAACGTCTATGATGGGTTTTACGATGCCAAGGCAAATCTGTACTTCGAAACCAATGATAGTGCGGCTAATAAAGGTAATCACTCCTTTTTGTGGCCCCTGTGCGCAATGGTGCAGGCCGCCAATGAAATGGAGGCTGGCAACCCTTCAAAAAATCACATAGCTCCCGTTATGAAAGCTATTGATCAGTACTATTCTGCCAGGCAGCCGGTGCCGGCTTACCAGGCTATGGTAGTTAAAGAAAAAGTTGATTCACGTTTTTATGATGATAACGAATGGATTGCCATTGCTTTACTGGATGCTTATGCACGTAACCATAAAAAGGAATACCTGGAAACCTCTCAAATGATCTATCACTTTCTGCTTTCCGGCCATGACATGGTTGGCGGTGGCGGCTTTTATTGGGTGGAGGGCGATAAGAAAGGGAAAAACACTTGTTCTAATGGTCCGGCTATATTGGTGGCATTGCAATTATACCAGGCTACCCATCAAAAAGCTTATTTGGATACCGCAATCGCAACTTACAATTGGGCAAAAAAACATTTGTTATCATCTAATGGCGTTTATTACGACGCGGTGAGGGTACCATCGATGAAAGTTGATTCGGCGTATTATACTTACAATGCGGGGACAATGCTTCAATCGGGTGTGATGCTATATAATATTACCAAAAACAAAAAGTACCTCAATGATGCACAAAGTGTAGCCAAAGCTGCCGAACAACATTTTTACCGGAACGGCCGCTTACCGGGCAACTACTGGTTTAACGCTGTACTGCTTAGGGGATACATTGAATTGTATAAAGTGGACAAAAACAAAGCCCAATTGCAGTTCATGATAAACGATGCCAACCGTATCTGGGCCCAGGAAAAAGATGATCAAAACCTTTTGGGCCCTAAAAAGGTAAAATCATTGATAGACCAGGCCGCTATGCTCGAGATTTATTCCCGGCTGGATAATCTGAAATTATAG